Proteins encoded in a region of the Stigmatella aurantiaca genome:
- a CDS encoding S41 family peptidase: MPRIFLWMVALTVLLGAAPPFDPKPWLEDYRQLRAQMAVAYANLDDAAARGVDLPALDQTTQEALKRAGSEVEALAVLQRFIAVFQDNHLQLALRGHVLFDTSPFYDVHLREDGDRVVLAAPLPGGCALERGARVERVNGRPVAEWIAELEPLAPEPEATWRRNMALTYLTQGPFAPRGGLTVEGRSEAGQALSCRVESVPLSTRFTSKGPAVPLSFELTGEAACAAMGAKARPPGPPYEGEPVPGFERLETPSNAFPAGLLSIGPGKRWGVVRIPLFSAEAYPAACAEAWDAWRQGKEGLCEGECRWDFEEEAIAPRLLADLAARVRQLQAAQVEGVVLDLMGNGGGTDWVEPATRLFGPKGMPCSGLGFIRHPHWTKQFEDMKAELDADLARPGLSPQDRRILTQARQRVLDLRGKTRRTCSRERVWTHKGAPQACPGVARRGAPACGLVPDLPPEALSGLGSRQLVQGTAAWHDTEGLYTGPLVVLTNRRTASAAEQAAALLKDGAGARLLGERTLGSGCGYTNGGLPVVLTHSKLRVNMPDCIRYRRDGTNEQQGLQPDIAVVWGALDSPGERARRWMEALRASLASP, encoded by the coding sequence ATGCCCCGTATCTTCCTGTGGATGGTGGCGCTGACTGTTCTGCTGGGGGCGGCACCTCCGTTCGACCCAAAGCCCTGGCTGGAGGATTACCGCCAGCTCCGCGCGCAGATGGCCGTGGCGTACGCGAACCTGGATGACGCGGCGGCGCGGGGAGTGGATCTGCCCGCGCTCGATCAGACGACCCAGGAGGCACTGAAGCGGGCGGGCTCGGAGGTGGAAGCGCTTGCAGTGCTTCAGCGGTTCATCGCGGTCTTCCAGGACAACCACCTGCAACTGGCGCTGAGGGGGCATGTCCTCTTCGACACGTCGCCTTTTTATGACGTCCACCTCAGGGAGGACGGAGACCGGGTGGTGCTGGCCGCGCCGCTGCCCGGTGGCTGCGCGCTGGAGCGGGGGGCTCGGGTGGAGCGCGTCAACGGGCGCCCCGTGGCCGAGTGGATCGCGGAACTGGAACCGCTCGCGCCCGAGCCTGAAGCCACCTGGCGCCGGAACATGGCGCTCACGTACCTGACGCAGGGCCCCTTCGCGCCGCGCGGGGGGCTGACGGTGGAGGGACGCTCGGAGGCGGGGCAGGCCCTGTCTTGCCGGGTGGAGTCCGTGCCGCTGTCGACCCGGTTCACGTCGAAGGGGCCTGCCGTGCCCCTGTCATTCGAGCTGACCGGAGAGGCGGCCTGTGCGGCGATGGGGGCCAAGGCCCGGCCGCCAGGCCCGCCCTACGAAGGGGAGCCGGTCCCAGGCTTCGAGCGGCTCGAAACACCGTCCAATGCCTTTCCCGCGGGGCTTCTGTCCATCGGCCCGGGAAAGCGGTGGGGGGTGGTGCGCATCCCGCTGTTCAGCGCGGAGGCGTATCCCGCCGCCTGCGCCGAAGCATGGGACGCCTGGCGCCAGGGCAAGGAAGGGCTGTGCGAGGGGGAGTGCCGGTGGGACTTCGAGGAGGAGGCGATCGCGCCCCGGCTGCTCGCGGACCTGGCGGCACGCGTGCGACAGCTCCAAGCGGCCCAGGTGGAGGGGGTGGTGTTGGACTTGATGGGCAATGGCGGAGGGACGGATTGGGTGGAGCCCGCCACGCGCCTCTTTGGCCCCAAGGGGATGCCGTGCTCCGGGCTGGGCTTCATCCGGCACCCGCACTGGACGAAGCAGTTCGAGGACATGAAGGCAGAGCTGGATGCCGACCTGGCCCGGCCAGGACTCTCCCCGCAGGACCGGCGCATCCTCACCCAGGCCCGTCAGCGGGTGTTGGACCTGCGCGGGAAGACCCGGCGGACCTGCTCCCGGGAGAGGGTCTGGACTCACAAGGGGGCCCCGCAGGCGTGTCCGGGAGTGGCCCGCAGGGGAGCACCTGCCTGCGGGCTGGTGCCAGACCTGCCGCCCGAGGCGCTCTCGGGGCTCGGCTCGCGCCAGCTCGTCCAGGGCACGGCGGCATGGCATGACACGGAGGGGCTTTACACAGGGCCGTTGGTGGTGCTGACCAACCGGCGGACGGCGTCGGCGGCGGAGCAGGCCGCCGCGCTGTTGAAGGATGGCGCGGGAGCCCGGCTCCTGGGGGAACGGACCTTGGGCAGCGGGTGCGGATACACCAACGGGGGGCTGCCCGTGGTGCTCACGCACTCGAAGCTGCGGGTCAACATGCCGGACTGTATTCGCTACCGCCGGGACGGCACCAACGAGCAGCAAGGGCTCCAGCCTGACATCGCCGTGGTCTGGGGCGCCCTCGACAGTCCCGGGGAGCGGGCGCGCCGGTGGATGGAAGCCTTGAGGGCCTCCTTGGCGTCGCCCTGA
- a CDS encoding PKD domain-containing protein: MPKSKPLSSCLRSARQAWPALATLALAGLAPAAHADSAVYGGGPFYSGGTAVMNDLRSSGFTTVILWSFHIEDNGDLVYNDIPVVKNGAYIGDPAWPARLATLKTAPTSVNRIEVSTGAWSVPDFERMARLVNGTAAGCGSTLVCGTGSNSILYRNFQALKAATGADAVNFDDESAYDLAPTTQFGQMLIGQGYKITFAPYTNQSFWRSLKNNLGSAVDTIYLQVYDGGAGNNPASWNTAMGMTVDPGLWSRHGSGCGSGDSPATVQSKMSNWKSSAGISGGFMWLYDDMQACSAQGTSAQYAAAINTAVSGNTPPVANFGVTVSGLTATFSDASSDSDGSIASRSWNFGDGTGSTAANPSRVYASAGSYTVSLTVTDNRGASHTKTQTVSVGAGYANLALNKPATGSTACNSTETPAKAVNGSVSGGTTDKFCSLASPAWLQVDLGSAQTVRSFVVHHAGAGGEASTWNTRAFTIQTSSNGTTWSTPVTVTNNTANTSTHAISPTSARYIKFNVTTASQNGDPATRLYDFEVR, from the coding sequence ATGCCGAAGTCGAAGCCACTCTCGTCCTGCCTCCGTTCCGCCCGCCAGGCCTGGCCGGCGCTCGCCACCCTCGCCCTGGCCGGGCTCGCTCCGGCGGCCCATGCCGATTCGGCGGTCTACGGCGGCGGCCCGTTCTATTCCGGCGGCACCGCGGTGATGAACGACCTGCGCAGTTCGGGCTTCACCACCGTCATCCTGTGGAGCTTCCACATCGAGGACAACGGCGACCTCGTCTACAACGACATCCCGGTGGTCAAGAATGGCGCCTACATCGGCGACCCGGCCTGGCCGGCGCGGCTGGCCACGCTCAAGACCGCGCCCACCTCGGTCAACCGCATCGAAGTGTCGACCGGCGCCTGGAGCGTTCCCGACTTCGAGCGCATGGCCCGGCTGGTCAACGGCACCGCCGCCGGCTGCGGCAGCACCCTGGTCTGCGGCACCGGCAGCAACAGCATCCTGTACCGCAACTTCCAGGCGCTGAAGGCCGCCACCGGCGCCGATGCGGTCAACTTCGATGACGAGAGCGCCTACGACCTCGCCCCGACCACCCAGTTCGGGCAGATGCTGATCGGCCAGGGCTACAAGATCACCTTCGCGCCCTACACCAACCAGAGCTTCTGGAGGAGCCTCAAGAACAACCTCGGCAGCGCGGTCGACACCATCTACCTGCAGGTCTACGACGGCGGTGCCGGCAACAACCCGGCGAGCTGGAACACCGCGATGGGCATGACCGTGGACCCGGGCCTGTGGTCCCGCCACGGCTCCGGCTGCGGCAGCGGTGACAGTCCGGCCACGGTGCAGAGCAAGATGAGCAACTGGAAGTCCTCCGCCGGCATCTCCGGGGGCTTCATGTGGCTGTATGACGATATGCAGGCGTGCTCGGCGCAGGGCACCAGCGCGCAGTACGCGGCGGCGATCAACACCGCCGTCAGCGGCAACACCCCGCCGGTGGCCAACTTCGGCGTCACCGTGAGCGGACTGACCGCGACCTTCAGCGACGCCTCCAGCGACAGCGATGGCAGCATCGCCTCGCGCAGCTGGAACTTCGGCGATGGCACCGGCTCGACCGCGGCCAACCCCAGCCGTGTCTACGCCAGCGCCGGCAGCTACACCGTCAGCCTGACCGTGACCGACAACCGGGGCGCCAGCCATACCAAGACCCAGACCGTCTCGGTCGGCGCTGGCTATGCCAACCTGGCGCTCAACAAGCCCGCGACGGGCTCCACCGCCTGCAACAGCACCGAGACGCCGGCCAAGGCGGTCAACGGCAGCGTCTCGGGCGGCACCACCGACAAGTTCTGCTCGTTGGCCTCCCCGGCCTGGCTGCAGGTCGATCTCGGCTCTGCGCAGACGGTCCGCAGCTTCGTGGTCCACCATGCCGGCGCGGGCGGCGAGGCGAGCACCTGGAACACCCGGGCCTTCACCATCCAGACCTCCAGCAACGGCACCACCTGGAGCACCCCGGTGACGGTGACCAACAACACGGCCAACACGTCGACCCACGCCATCAGCCCCACCTCGGCGCGCTACATCAAGTTCAACGTGACCACCGCGAGCCAGAACGGCGATCCCGCGACGCGTCTCTACGACTTCGAGGTGCGCTGA
- a CDS encoding DUF7594 domain-containing protein gives MSGWKMWKRVGRVVGVTAGLMVLTHCGVAEEAVAPGSTSEERTPGQEAALESCGQVTRDMEFRVTVSEDAYGVEAEPDATHEGGDLLLVDGNPRMEAYLRVSVDPEILQNVTLTRARLRLYAMDGSSDGPALYRAGSNWSADTLTWNNRPARVGGVLGDLGAVGSHTWVEYDVSPVVTGAGTYNFALIPTGGNGVDFASSERSALEPQLILTLAWTYCERQGTGGDLAWTWARGGANEQQFGAMASHPQGGFVAAANYYGGAHFGGQTFTTNHALALMRYGENGAHQWSRVYVPGSADIQVRPNALAVTPLGNILVVGSYMGAPDFGGGPLPRTEPFTYALFIAKFSPTGNFVWARGFIPSRPGGDALAVARGLATDANGSLIVTGHFGGLLNLGGEVLRSSENLSQSGMFLAKFSWEGEHLWSLAVPAGTNSSESRGWDVATGADGRIFAGGEAGAGRLGATQGRTPFVAAYSPEGTLLWSRALNGPVGYVGSLAPMPGGGVAFAGRFEGTFSFAGSTLTSQHGTEPWPGIDGMLGVLSPAGGDLWAKGLGDTGFEDSDDLASDPSGNLSVLVHTNGPVDLGGGELGHPVQNTSAVARFTSSGAHRWSRLLDQRIEAPALDVSADGSTVLGGQFRYPVIVDGVSHAPADGWPDLLFLKFGP, from the coding sequence ATGTCAGGGTGGAAGATGTGGAAGCGCGTGGGCAGGGTGGTGGGGGTGACGGCAGGGCTGATGGTGTTGACTCACTGCGGCGTGGCCGAGGAGGCCGTGGCGCCCGGCTCCACGTCAGAGGAGCGCACGCCGGGGCAGGAGGCCGCGCTGGAGTCCTGCGGGCAGGTGACCCGGGACATGGAGTTCCGCGTGACGGTCTCGGAAGACGCCTACGGGGTCGAGGCGGAGCCGGACGCGACGCATGAGGGCGGGGACCTGCTGCTCGTGGACGGGAACCCCCGGATGGAGGCCTACCTGCGCGTCTCCGTCGACCCCGAAATCCTCCAGAACGTCACGCTCACGCGGGCGCGGCTCCGGCTGTATGCCATGGATGGGAGCAGCGACGGACCCGCGCTCTACCGCGCCGGCTCGAACTGGAGCGCGGACACCCTGACGTGGAACAACCGCCCCGCGCGGGTGGGCGGCGTGCTGGGAGACCTGGGCGCCGTCGGCAGCCACACCTGGGTCGAGTACGACGTGAGCCCGGTGGTGACGGGCGCGGGGACCTACAACTTCGCGTTGATTCCCACGGGGGGGAATGGCGTGGACTTCGCCTCCAGCGAGCGGAGCGCCCTCGAGCCGCAGCTCATCCTCACCCTGGCCTGGACGTATTGCGAGCGCCAGGGCACGGGGGGAGACCTTGCGTGGACGTGGGCGCGCGGAGGCGCGAACGAACAGCAATTCGGTGCCATGGCCTCGCATCCCCAGGGGGGCTTCGTCGCCGCGGCGAACTATTACGGCGGCGCCCACTTCGGCGGGCAGACCTTCACCACGAACCACGCACTCGCTCTGATGCGGTATGGCGAGAACGGGGCGCACCAGTGGTCGCGCGTCTACGTTCCCGGGAGCGCCGACATCCAGGTCCGTCCCAACGCCCTGGCCGTCACCCCGCTGGGCAACATCCTCGTGGTGGGCAGCTACATGGGCGCGCCTGACTTCGGCGGAGGCCCGCTGCCCAGGACCGAGCCATTCACCTATGCGCTCTTCATCGCCAAGTTCTCTCCCACCGGGAACTTCGTGTGGGCCCGCGGCTTCATCCCGTCCCGGCCCGGGGGCGACGCTTTGGCCGTGGCGCGCGGCCTGGCCACCGACGCGAATGGCAGCCTCATCGTCACCGGCCACTTCGGCGGCTTGTTGAACCTGGGAGGCGAGGTGCTCCGGTCCTCGGAGAACCTTTCCCAGTCCGGCATGTTCCTCGCGAAGTTCTCCTGGGAGGGAGAGCACCTGTGGTCGCTGGCGGTTCCCGCGGGCACCAACAGCAGTGAATCCCGGGGGTGGGACGTGGCAACCGGCGCGGACGGGCGCATCTTCGCCGGTGGGGAGGCGGGCGCTGGCCGCCTGGGCGCCACCCAAGGCCGGACGCCGTTTGTCGCCGCCTACAGCCCGGAGGGGACGCTGCTGTGGTCCCGCGCGCTCAATGGTCCGGTGGGGTACGTGGGCTCGCTCGCGCCCATGCCCGGGGGCGGGGTGGCCTTCGCGGGCCGCTTCGAGGGCACCTTCAGCTTCGCGGGTTCCACCCTCACCAGCCAGCATGGGACGGAGCCCTGGCCCGGCATCGACGGAATGCTCGGGGTGCTGTCACCGGCGGGCGGCGACCTCTGGGCGAAGGGGCTGGGCGACACCGGCTTCGAGGACTCCGATGACCTCGCCTCGGATCCGTCTGGCAACCTCTCCGTGCTGGTGCACACCAACGGACCGGTGGACCTGGGGGGCGGCGAGCTGGGGCATCCGGTGCAGAACACCTCCGCCGTGGCGCGCTTCACCTCCTCCGGCGCGCACCGCTGGTCCCGCCTGCTGGATCAGCGAATCGAAGCGCCTGCGCTGGACGTCTCGGCGGACGGGAGCACGGTGCTGGGAGGCCAGTTCAGGTATCCGGTCATCGTGGATGGCGTGTCCCACGCACCGGCGGACGGCTGGCCGGACCTGCTGTTCCTGAAGTTCGGTCCGTAG
- a CDS encoding Dauer Up-regulated, with protein MSRPVDSTSGGSASLRAAEEAARRAAEAAARRAAEAAAQKAAAEQAARAQNAASAKPQGAPPPASRDGFSARSTAANQVRLDGAPPSPGPANAANASPVPEKAKDLGTLFPQLKDKPKEELEKLHKSMQKLVTGDFPAQAAALGELSKQFPEAKKALLDKLGLKDQKLVKLASDPTALKSLGTLTDPKATVAQKAQAALELANSAGTAFKPDDLKGVLKNVLDGLPAGAKLAEAIGAFTDPAATGTAKAKATLELAKSLQEFAGEAFPGLANDLRKLDGPLRAVSSAITLLDPSSSAKDKAVAAAQLATEIPDLKADLTGFKEALKQFKVRGAVQAVDEGALLAESAVKGLSPELASQMSPAQLTKLEELAKKTGPDELEGVLKGIRTPEALEGLVGKLDELDGDASKRLLKSLGGMEHGALGKVLSEPGMLDQLGTLATKLDDESAELVGKLAKDMDADGLKMLLKFTDGVDAGLLKTGLKGLGPLLEEGGGKLVGKGLQLMDGMLGKMGVEITADVAGKVFKNLAKAIPLAGAVPGVVDAVDYAQKASELHGKNKDLGFLAMVGAGLNGADAVVGTVLDFTGVGAAVDLGVGAGFALAELALDIGFSAEKAKFDKDPKNYQAPDWVKTVNLAAAASMGPSGMASLAAYYGPEGAAELMQWGVEKGAKGAVALAKFAGVESANLTGDGLHATAGFIHKLADVVRNPSKYGEAIATQARDAFNAALEKGGEIAAEAKKVLGSVIDDAKKLGEKGLETLKFIAQNPGKAAEMAVDGIQGMIASGTELLKKGGEALLKKAGETLEGLQKGWESLQGAAREKAAQLIESAKAGLESVVNKAKELGEKGLETLVWAASHPGEVAGMAQKVLTDTLAQGGELAKKAWEGIKSLGAQGLEFAESTIKGLQAAGGKAVETLKYIAENPGEAATKVRDWAGQTLSNMVRAGGQMAQDAAIAIKDFVDRRVDWAKTFATDLLKDGVGAFKEVAKAWGENLTEGGKEILAALKDLSSAGVDALKDLASVGGQLAETAVGYLGDLAKMGVDTAKGALDGLVQLGGQVGELAGNTFDAVKNATNGEVNVLGWEVDVNPLW; from the coding sequence ATGTCCCGTCCCGTTGATTCCACCTCCGGTGGAAGCGCCTCCCTCCGTGCCGCGGAGGAGGCTGCGCGCCGGGCCGCGGAGGCCGCCGCGCGCCGGGCCGCGGAGGCCGCCGCCCAGAAGGCCGCCGCAGAACAAGCCGCCCGGGCACAGAACGCCGCGTCCGCGAAGCCCCAGGGTGCCCCCCCTCCGGCATCCCGGGATGGGTTCTCCGCCCGCTCCACCGCTGCCAACCAGGTGCGCCTGGATGGCGCTCCCCCCTCGCCGGGTCCAGCCAATGCCGCCAATGCCTCGCCCGTGCCGGAGAAGGCCAAGGATCTCGGCACGCTCTTCCCCCAGCTGAAGGACAAGCCCAAGGAAGAGCTGGAGAAGCTCCACAAGTCGATGCAGAAGCTGGTGACGGGGGACTTCCCAGCGCAGGCCGCCGCCCTGGGCGAACTCTCCAAGCAGTTCCCCGAAGCCAAGAAAGCCCTCCTCGACAAGCTCGGGCTCAAGGATCAGAAGCTCGTCAAGCTGGCCTCTGACCCCACCGCGCTCAAGTCCCTGGGGACGCTGACCGACCCCAAGGCGACCGTGGCCCAGAAGGCGCAGGCGGCGCTTGAGCTGGCCAACAGCGCCGGGACGGCGTTCAAGCCCGATGACCTCAAGGGCGTGCTCAAGAACGTGCTCGATGGCCTGCCCGCGGGCGCGAAGCTGGCCGAGGCCATCGGCGCCTTCACCGATCCGGCGGCGACGGGCACCGCCAAGGCCAAGGCAACGCTGGAGCTCGCCAAGTCCCTCCAGGAGTTCGCGGGAGAGGCATTTCCCGGACTCGCCAATGATCTGCGCAAGCTCGATGGCCCCCTGCGCGCCGTCAGCTCGGCCATCACACTGCTGGACCCTTCCTCCTCGGCGAAGGACAAGGCCGTCGCGGCCGCCCAGCTCGCCACGGAGATCCCCGATCTCAAGGCGGACCTCACCGGCTTCAAGGAGGCGCTCAAGCAGTTCAAAGTGAGGGGCGCCGTCCAGGCCGTCGACGAAGGGGCGCTGTTGGCCGAGAGCGCCGTGAAGGGGTTGTCCCCGGAGCTGGCCAGTCAGATGTCCCCCGCGCAGCTCACGAAGCTGGAGGAGCTCGCCAAGAAGACCGGCCCCGATGAACTGGAGGGCGTGCTCAAGGGCATCCGGACTCCCGAGGCCCTGGAAGGCCTCGTGGGCAAGCTGGATGAGCTGGATGGCGACGCCAGCAAGCGGCTGCTCAAGTCCCTCGGCGGCATGGAGCATGGCGCGCTGGGCAAGGTGCTCTCCGAGCCGGGCATGCTCGATCAGCTCGGCACGTTGGCCACCAAGCTCGATGACGAGAGCGCCGAGCTCGTCGGCAAGCTCGCCAAGGACATGGACGCCGACGGCCTGAAGATGCTGTTGAAGTTCACCGACGGCGTCGACGCGGGGCTGCTCAAGACGGGGCTCAAGGGGCTGGGCCCCCTGCTTGAGGAAGGCGGCGGAAAGCTGGTCGGCAAGGGCCTCCAGCTGATGGACGGCATGCTCGGCAAGATGGGCGTGGAGATCACGGCCGACGTCGCCGGCAAGGTGTTCAAGAACCTCGCGAAGGCCATCCCGCTCGCGGGAGCCGTGCCCGGCGTCGTCGACGCGGTGGACTACGCGCAGAAGGCCTCGGAGCTCCACGGCAAGAACAAGGACCTCGGCTTCCTGGCGATGGTGGGCGCGGGCCTCAACGGCGCGGACGCGGTGGTGGGCACGGTGCTGGACTTCACCGGCGTGGGCGCGGCGGTGGACCTGGGTGTGGGCGCGGGCTTCGCCCTCGCCGAGCTGGCGCTGGACATCGGCTTCAGCGCGGAGAAGGCGAAGTTCGACAAGGATCCCAAGAACTACCAGGCGCCGGACTGGGTGAAGACCGTCAACCTGGCCGCCGCCGCCTCCATGGGGCCCTCGGGCATGGCCTCGCTCGCGGCCTATTATGGGCCGGAGGGCGCCGCCGAGCTGATGCAGTGGGGCGTCGAGAAGGGGGCGAAGGGCGCGGTGGCGCTGGCGAAGTTCGCCGGTGTCGAGTCCGCCAACCTCACCGGCGACGGGCTCCATGCGACCGCGGGCTTCATCCACAAGCTCGCCGATGTCGTCCGCAACCCGTCGAAGTACGGGGAGGCGATCGCCACCCAGGCCCGTGACGCGTTCAACGCGGCCCTGGAGAAGGGGGGCGAGATCGCCGCGGAGGCGAAGAAGGTCCTCGGCTCCGTCATCGACGACGCGAAGAAACTGGGGGAGAAGGGCCTGGAGACCCTGAAGTTCATCGCCCAGAACCCTGGCAAGGCCGCGGAGATGGCGGTCGATGGCATCCAGGGGATGATCGCCTCCGGCACCGAGCTCTTGAAGAAGGGCGGTGAGGCGCTGCTCAAGAAGGCGGGCGAGACGCTGGAGGGGCTCCAAAAGGGCTGGGAGAGCCTCCAGGGCGCGGCCCGCGAGAAGGCCGCCCAGCTCATCGAGAGTGCCAAGGCGGGGCTCGAGTCGGTGGTCAACAAGGCCAAGGAGCTGGGCGAGAAGGGCCTGGAGACGTTGGTCTGGGCAGCCTCGCACCCCGGTGAGGTGGCTGGCATGGCCCAGAAGGTCCTCACGGACACGCTGGCCCAAGGCGGCGAGCTGGCCAAGAAGGCGTGGGAAGGCATCAAGAGCCTGGGGGCGCAAGGCCTCGAGTTCGCGGAGAGCACCATCAAGGGGTTGCAGGCCGCGGGTGGCAAGGCGGTGGAGACGCTCAAGTACATCGCGGAGAACCCGGGCGAGGCCGCCACGAAGGTGCGCGACTGGGCCGGCCAGACGCTGTCCAACATGGTCCGCGCGGGTGGGCAGATGGCCCAGGATGCCGCCATCGCCATCAAGGACTTCGTCGACCGGCGCGTGGACTGGGCCAAGACCTTCGCCACGGACCTGCTGAAGGACGGCGTGGGCGCCTTCAAGGAAGTCGCCAAGGCGTGGGGCGAGAACCTCACCGAGGGCGGCAAGGAGATCCTGGCCGCGCTCAAGGATCTGAGCAGCGCTGGCGTGGATGCGCTCAAGGACCTGGCCAGCGTGGGCGGACAACTGGCGGAGACCGCAGTGGGCTACCTGGGAGACCTGGCGAAGATGGGCGTGGATACCGCCAAGGGCGCGCTCGATGGGCTCGTGCAGCTCGGTGGGCAAGTCGGGGAACTGGCGGGGAACACCTTCGATGCCGTGAAGAACGCCACCAACGGAGAGGTCAACGTCCTCGGCTGGGAGGTCGACGTCAACCCGCTCTGGTAA
- the catB gene encoding type B chloramphenicol O-acetyltransferase: MANFFESPFKGITLDRQVTHPNIAVGRYSYYSGYYHGHSFEDCARFLLPHQGADRLIVGSFCSIGSGAAFIMAGNQGHRNEWVSTFPFFYMSEVPHFAGARDGYLPAGDTVIGNDVWIGSEAILMPGIQVGHGAVIGTRALVTKNVEPYTIVGGNPAKPIRKRFADEQVAMLLEMNWWDWPDAQLHEAMPLLCDGDVAALHRWWQARQANGRER; encoded by the coding sequence ATGGCCAATTTTTTCGAAAGCCCCTTCAAGGGCATCACGCTCGACCGTCAAGTCACCCATCCCAACATCGCCGTCGGCCGCTACAGCTACTACTCCGGCTACTACCACGGTCACAGCTTCGAGGACTGTGCCCGCTTTCTGTTGCCCCATCAGGGGGCGGACCGGCTGATCGTGGGCAGCTTCTGCTCCATTGGCTCAGGGGCTGCCTTCATCATGGCGGGAAACCAGGGCCATCGAAACGAATGGGTCAGCACCTTCCCATTCTTCTACATGTCGGAGGTGCCGCACTTTGCCGGCGCCCGCGACGGCTACCTGCCAGCAGGAGACACGGTCATTGGCAACGATGTCTGGATTGGCTCGGAGGCCATCCTCATGCCCGGCATCCAGGTGGGCCACGGCGCCGTCATCGGCACCCGGGCGCTGGTGACCAAGAATGTCGAGCCCTACACCATCGTGGGCGGCAACCCGGCCAAGCCGATCCGCAAGCGCTTCGCTGACGAGCAGGTGGCCATGCTGCTGGAGATGAACTGGTGGGACTGGCCCGACGCGCAACTGCACGAGGCCATGCCCCTGCTGTGTGACGGCGATGTCGCGGCGCTGCACCGCTGGTGGCAGGCCCGCCAGGCCAACGGCCGCGAGCGATGA
- a CDS encoding SDR family NAD(P)-dependent oxidoreductase, translating to MTDFEGKIALVTGAGSGIGEATARELHRRGAKVFLATHSQEQAERLAAEPELKGVKAAPVDVRKRESVRKLVAEAVSAFGGLHLCVNSAGITGPAGTEIADYDADVWEEVIATDLTGMFLCLKYQIPALLASGGGAIVNLSSANGVVGIPGMSAYTTAKHGVVGLTRTAALELAGRGVRVNAVAPGYVETPKVLAAGEEVLGAFRAAHPMGRMAKPGEVAELILFLLSERSAFATGGVYNLDGGYTAQ from the coding sequence ATGACCGATTTCGAAGGAAAGATTGCCTTGGTGACCGGCGCGGGCTCTGGCATTGGCGAAGCGACGGCGCGCGAATTGCACCGCCGGGGGGCCAAGGTCTTTTTGGCCACCCACAGCCAGGAACAGGCCGAGCGTCTGGCGGCCGAGCCTGAGCTGAAGGGGGTGAAGGCGGCCCCTGTCGACGTGCGCAAGCGCGAGTCCGTCCGCAAGCTCGTGGCGGAGGCCGTCTCGGCCTTTGGGGGCCTGCACCTCTGCGTCAACAGCGCGGGGATTACGGGTCCGGCGGGAACCGAGATCGCCGACTACGATGCCGATGTGTGGGAGGAAGTCATCGCCACCGACCTCACGGGCATGTTCCTTTGCCTCAAGTACCAGATCCCCGCGCTGCTCGCGTCCGGAGGGGGCGCCATCGTGAACCTCTCCTCGGCCAACGGCGTGGTGGGCATCCCCGGCATGTCGGCCTACACGACAGCCAAGCATGGGGTGGTCGGCCTCACGCGCACGGCCGCGCTGGAGCTCGCTGGCCGCGGGGTGCGCGTGAACGCCGTGGCGCCTGGCTACGTGGAGACGCCCAAGGTCCTTGCCGCAGGCGAAGAGGTGCTGGGCGCCTTTCGGGCGGCGCATCCCATGGGGCGGATGGCCAAACCCGGGGAGGTGGCTGAGCTGATCCTCTTCCTGCTCTCCGAGCGCAGCGCGTTCGCCACGGGAGGGGTGTACAACCTGGATGGCGGCTACACGGCGCAGTAA
- a CDS encoding Coq4 family protein: MVRDANDPDRVFDLIEALYASSDATQQMVERMSRDPGISRVLQERPRLGRIDLEALGRLPEGTLGRTFADHLRECGLDPGLLRVLEAPDAASYVKAHLFETHDLWHVVTGFLPTPEGELGLQSFYFAQNGSRVSMGVFVAGLCFTFLRNFDLCEVAMPQVVRGWLLGRRAKLLFGTDWKTLLNTPLEQVRASFGLELDKVDTLLRESESARLSLVPIKA; this comes from the coding sequence ATGGTTCGAGATGCCAATGACCCGGACCGGGTCTTTGATTTGATCGAGGCGCTGTACGCCTCGTCGGATGCGACCCAGCAGATGGTGGAGCGGATGTCCCGGGACCCCGGGATTTCACGCGTACTCCAGGAGCGCCCCCGGCTGGGGCGCATCGACCTGGAGGCGCTGGGCCGGCTGCCCGAGGGCACGCTGGGACGCACCTTCGCGGACCACCTGCGTGAGTGTGGCCTGGACCCGGGCTTGCTGCGCGTGCTGGAGGCCCCTGACGCGGCCAGCTACGTGAAGGCCCACCTGTTCGAGACCCACGACCTGTGGCACGTGGTGACGGGCTTTCTGCCGACGCCCGAGGGAGAGCTGGGGCTGCAGTCCTTCTACTTCGCCCAGAATGGCTCCCGCGTCTCGATGGGGGTCTTCGTGGCGGGCCTGTGCTTCACCTTCCTGCGCAACTTCGACCTGTGTGAAGTGGCGATGCCGCAGGTGGTACGCGGCTGGCTGCTAGGACGGCGGGCCAAGCTGTTGTTCGGCACCGACTGGAAGACGTTGCTGAACACGCCCTTGGAGCAGGTGCGGGCCTCCTTCGGCCTGGAGCTCGACAAGGTGGACACCCTCTTGCGCGAGAGCGAGAGCGCCAGGCTCTCCCTGGTGCCCATCAAGGCCTGA